TCCCCTCCGTCATATCGCAACGGCCCTGGGCGCCTCAGCCCGGCGCCACGCCGCGCCGCTCCACGTCCCGGTCGCTCAGCCCCCGGAAGCCCAGGGCGTCCATCATGCGCAGGAAGTCCGCGGGAGGCAGGCTGCCGCCCGTGGCTCGCGAATGGCCATGCGCGAACGAGCCTCCCATCGGCGGCAGGTCCAGGCCCCGCAGCAGGGCGAGCAGGTCCACGGGCTCGCGGCTTCGCAGCACGAAGTTCACGCGGCCGGGCAGGTAGCCCGTGTTGGCGGCGACGACGATGTGGTCCGGCAGCCGCTGTATCCAGCGCATGGCTACCAGCGAGTGCACCTGCGCCTCGGAGCTGAACAACAGGAGCGCCAGGTTGCCCGCGAAGCGCGGCGGCGTCTTCGCGCACCGGGCCACCTCGCGCTGTACCTCCAGGCGGCAGTCGCGCAGCGCGTCCACGCCGGGCACGCGCCCCTCCGCGATGTCCGTCGCGTTGCCCGCGCGCAGCAGCACCTGCATCGCCAGCGGCGCCGCGAACCGGCTGGAGCGGCGGGCCGCGTTGAGCAGCGCCACCGCCTCCGTGATGGACGAGCGCTTCGCCCGCCGCAGCGCGTCCTTGAGGAACGGCATCGGCGCGTCCGCGCCCAGGTCCGCCACCGTCCCCAGCACCGCCAGCCACTCCAGTGGGCCCGGCACGATGAACGAGGACGTGAGCACGTACGTGAGCAGGCTCGTGTTCGCCACGGGCGCATGGCCGTAGGCGGTGAGCACCCGCGCGTCGGGCGGGAACGCCTCCGACGCGTGGTGGTCCACCACCAGCGTGGGCACGCCGGGCAGCAGCGGCTCCGCGCGGCTGCCCATGTCCAGCACCACCAGTGCCTCCGTGGAGGAGGCTCCCAGGCGCTCCAGGAAGCCCGGGTGGTGGACGTCCTCTCCCTTGCCCGGCAGGCGCGCCGTCGGCCGGGCGCCCAGCGACTGGAGTGCGCGGAGCATCAGCACTCCAGAGGTGAGCCCGTCCACGTCCGTGTGCGGCACGACGAGCACGTGCTTGTCCCGGCACGCTTCCAGGAACTCGCGCGCCTGGTCCATCGCCGCCTCTGGCGCGGGCCAGTGCGCATCCTTCGTGTGTCCTAGAAGCATGAAGGAAAGCTGTCACTGCCTGTAGCAGCACGGCAGGGCGCGCCCGTCGAGGCTGGTTGCCCTCCGGACGGCCCCACCGCTGCGGTCGCACGGCCCGAGCGTGGTGACCTTTGCTGGCATGGAAGGCCCTTCGAGCTACCGCCTGGGCTACGTGGCCCAATCCCTGACGCTCGGCGTAAGCGCCGGTCACACCTGCCGCCTCGCCACGGCGACGCCGCAGAGACTGGAGGCGCTCGCCGCGCAGAACCTGGAGGAGCTGGAGCAACTGCTGCGCTTCAACGCGGAGCACGCCATCCACGTGTTCCGCATCGGGTCGTCGCTCATCCCGTTCGGCTCACACCCGGTGAACACGCTGCCCTGGTGGAAGACCTTCGCGGGGACCTTCGCCACGCTGGCCCGCATCGCGCGCCAGTCCCACCAGCGGCTGTCGCTGCATCCGTCTCCGGCCGGCGCGTCGCTGTCCTCGCGCCACGAGCGCGTACGCGACGCCGCCATCGCGGAGCTGCGCTACAGCGCGCGCGTGTTGGACCTGTTGGAGGCGGGGCCCGAGTGCCGCGTCGTCATCCACGTGGGCGGCGCCGCCCCCAGCCGCCCGGAGGCGCTGGACGCCGCGCACCGGATGCTGGACTCGATGCCGGAGGACCTGCGTCAGCGGCTCACCATCGAGCACGATGACAAGGTCTGGACCGCTCGCGAGGTGCTGCCGCTGGCCCGCGAGCACGGCGTCCCCATGGTGGGGGACAACCTGCACAACGCGGTGCTGCCGTCGGATCCACCCATGTCGGTGAAGGAGCTGGTGCGCGAAGCGTCCACCACCTGGCGCGCGCTGGACCTGCGGCCCAAATTCCACCTGGCGTCACAGAAGGCGGGCGGGCGGCCCGGCGCGCACTCGGACCTCGTCGACCCGGTGGACTTCCGCGCCATGGTGGCCGCGCTCGACGGGCCCGCGGACTTCATGCTGGAGGCGAAGGAGAAGGACCGCGCGGTTTTCGCACTGCGTCGGGAGGCGATGTCGCAACGTCCACACAAGGGACAGGGCGCGCGGGCGCCGTGACTTCGCGGGTGCGAGGGCAGGGCACTTCCCATAGTGTCCGCGCCCATGACCCGCACTCCCCAGTCCCTCATTCGCGCGGCCCTGGCCGCCCTGTCGCTCGCGGCGCCCGCGGCCAGCGCGCAGACGAAGACGACGCCCGCTCCGGCCGCGAAGGCCACGCCCGCGGAGGCGAAGCAGTTCGCCGAGAAGCTCAACGCGGACCTGAAGCAGCTCTGGACCCGCCAGGCCACCGCCGAGTGGATCAAGAGCACGTACATCACCGACGACACGGAGCGGAACGCCGCGTCCGTGAACGAAGAGGTGATGGCCTACGTCAACAATGCCATCAAGGACGCGCGCCGCTTCGACGGGCTGAAGCTGGACGCGGACACCGCGCGCATGCTGCACCTCCTGCGCGTGTCCCAGACGCTGCCCGCCCCGGCGGACCCCAAGCAGCGCGCGGAGCTGGCCGCCACCGCCGCGAAGCTGGAGGGCCTCTACGGCAAGGGCAAGTACTGCGGCAAGGACGGCAAGGGGAAGTGCCGCGACCTGGAGGAGCTGTCCGACGTCATGGCGGAGAGCCGCGACGCGAACGCGCTCCTGGACGCGTGGACCGGCTGGCACGCCATCAGCCGACCCATGCGCCCGCTCTACACGCAGCTGGTGAACCTCTCCAACTCGGGCGCGAAGGACATCGGCTTCAACGACCTGGGCACGCTGTGGCGGTCGTCCTACGACATGACCCCCGCGGAGTTCGAGCAGGAGGCGCAGCGGCTCTGGGGCCAGGTCAAGCCCATGTACGACGAGCTGCACTGCTACGTGCGCGGCCGGCTCGCGAAGCAGTACGGCGAGGCCGCCGTGCCCGCCGGCAAGCCCATCCCCGCGCACCTGCTGGGCAACATGTGGGCGCAGGAGTGGAACAACATCTACCCGCTGGTGGAGCCGTTCCCCGGCCAGGCCAGCCTGGACGTGGACAGCGCGCTGGTGAAGCAGGGCTACGACGCGCAGAAGATGGTGAAGCTGGGTGAGAAGTTCTTCACCTCGCTGGGCCTCAAGCCGCTGCCGCAGACCTTCTGGGAGCGCTCGCAGTTCACCAAGCCGAAGGACCGCGACGTCGTCTGCCACGCGTCTGCCTGGGACGTGACGTACGACAACGACCTGCGCATCAAGATGTGCATCAAGCCCACCGAGGAGGACCTGGTCACCATCCACCACGAGCTGGGCCACGACTACTACTACACGTACTACTACAAGCTCCCCGTCCTCTTTCAGGCCGGCGCCAACGACGGCTTCCACGAGGCCATTGGCGACGCGCTCACGCTCTCCATCACCCCGGCCTACCTCCAGCAGGCGGGGCTGCTCAACGCGGTGGAGAAGAACGACAAGAACGTCATCAACCTCCAGCTGAAGGACGCGCTGGAGAAGGTGGCCTTCCTGCCCTTCGGCCTGCTGGTGGACCAGTGGCGCTGGGACGTGTTCAGCGGGAAGGTGAAGCCGGCGGACTACAACAAGAGCTGGTGGGCGATGCGCACGAAGTACCAGGGCATCGCCGCGCCGGTGGCGCGCACGGAGCAGGACTTCGACGCGGGCGCCAAGTACCACGTGCCCGCCAACGTGCCGTACACGCGCTATTTCCTCGCGCGGATCCTCCAGTTCCAGTTCCACAAGGCGCTGTGCGAGGCGGCCGGCATCAAGGGCCCCCTCAACGAGTGCTCCATCTACGGCAACAAGGCCGCGGGCGCGCGCCTGCAGGCCATGCTGGAGATGGGCGCGAGCAAGCCGTGGCCGGACGCGCTGGCGGCGATGACGGGCACGCGCCAGATGGATGCCACGCCGATGCTGGAGTACTTCGCCCCGCTGCGCCGCTGGCTCCAGGAGCAGAACAAGGGCCAGAAGTGCGGCTGGTGACGTGAGCAGGGAGTGGACTTCCCCCGGGACGGGCGCTTAGGCTGGCGCCCGTCTTGTAGGGTTGAACTCTGTAGGACCGGACGGCGACTCTTCCTGTCCGCGATGAAAGAAGAACAGCAAATGGCGACTGGTACCGTGAAGTGGTTCAACGACGCGAAGGGCTTCGGCTTCATCACGCAGGATGGCGGCGGCGAGGACGTGTTCTGCCACCACACCGCCATCAACATGGACGGCTTCCGCACCCTGGCCGAGGGCCAGAAGGTGGAGTTCGAAGTCACCAAGGGCCCCAAGGGCCTGCAGGCGCAGAACGTTCGCGCCGCCTGAGCCTGACCGTTTCCTGATTCACCCAAGAAGGTCCGACTCTCACCGGGTCGGGCCTTCTGTATTTTCCGGAGCCCGCATGCCCGCTTTCCGTCCGCGCTTCCTCCCCCTGGTGGCCGCCCTCGGGTGCGCCACGACGTCGCCCACCCCCCCCGCCACGCCCCCGGACAGCGCCGTCATGGCCGCGCCGTCCGCCCCCGTGTCGAAGGCCTCGCTGGCCGCGCTCAAGCAGGAGCTGGTGAAGCAGCACGGCGAGGCGCAGCGCGCCCGCATCGAGCGAGGCGTGGACCAGGTGGCCGTGCTCTGGCGCCCGGAGGACGGGGACCTGGCCGCCTTCGCGCGCGAGCAGTTCCTGCCCACGGGCCCCCAGTTGGACGCGACGTTCACGCGCTTCGAAGGGTTGTTCGAACAGTTCGACGGCCACATGAACGAGCTGGGCCGGGAGCTCCAGTGGTTCACGGACCTGGACCTGGGGCCGCTGTTGCCGGTGGAGCCGCTGCTCGCGGCGTATGATCCGTCCGCCAACGTCACGTCGGACCTGTTCAACGCGAAGCCGGGCTTCGTCGTGCTGCTCAACTTCCCGCTCACCACGCTGGCCGAGCGCGTGAAGGAGGGCCCGTCGTGGACGCGGCGCCAGTGGGCGGAGGCGAAGCTCGCGTCGCGCTTCAACCGGCGCGTGCCCGCGGCGGTGGAGCAGAAGGTGTCGCAGGCCATCGCGGACGCGAACCTCTACATCGCCGAGTACAACGTCTGGATGCACCACCTGGTGGACGCGAAGGGCCAGCGGCTCTTCCCCCAGGGGCTGCGCCTCATCAGCCACTGGAACCTGCGCGATGAGCTGAAGGCCGACTACACGGACCCGCTCGGCCTGGCGAAGCAGCGGACCATCGTCCAGGTGATGGAGCGCATCGTCACGCAGACGATTCCCGCCGCCGTCATCGACAACCCGCGCGTGGACTGGGATCCGTTCACCAACAAGGTCACGGTGGCGCCGCCGGAGACGGTGGAGGCGAACGCGCCCCAGCGCGCCGTGAAGGCGGACACCGCGCCGGAGCCGGACACGCGCTACGCGCGGCTGCTCGCCACGTTCAATGCATCGCGGAAGGTGGACCCGCATTCGCCGGTGGCCCCCACGCGCATCGCCCGTGCGTTCGAGCTGGACCGGGGCCTGCCGGAGGAGCGCGTGCGCGCGCTGCTCACCCAGCTCCTGGAATCCCCGCTGGTGCCGCGCGTGGCGAAGCTCATTGAGACGCGCCTGGGCCGCCCGCTGGAGCCACAGGACCTGTGGTACCCCGGCTTCCGTCCGGGCTCGAAGGTGCCGGAGGCGCAGCTGGACGCGCTGACGCGCAAGCGCTACCCCACGGCAGACGCCTTCGCGCGCGACATCCCGCGCATCCTCCAGGGGCTGGGCTTCACGCGGGAGAAGGCGGACGTGCTCGCCTCATACATCCGCGTGGACGCCTCCCGGGGCGCGGGCCATGCCCAGCAGGCGCTGCGCCGGGGCGACTTCCCCCGCCTGCGCACGCGCGTGGAGAAGGGGGGCATGGACTACAAGGGCTACAACATCGCGGTGCACGAGCTGGGGCACAACGTGGAGCAGGTCTTCAGCCTGTACCAGGTGGACCACACGCTGCTGTCCGGCGTCCCCAACAACGCCTTCACGGAGGCGCTGGCGTTCGTCTTCCAGGCGCGCGACCTGGAGCTTTTGGGTCTGGGCCAGCCGGACGCGGCCAGCGAGCGCGAGCGGGTGCTCAACGACTTCTGGCAGGCGTGGGAGATCGCCGGCGTGGCGCTGGTGGACATGGCCACGTGGCACTGGATGTACGAACACCCGGACGCCACGCCCGCCCAGTTGCGCGACGCGGTGGCCGGCCTGTCCCGCGACGTGTGGAACCGCTACTACGCGCCGGTGCTGGGGCGGAAGGACAGCCCGGTGCTGGGCATCTACAGCCACATGATCAGCTACCCGCTGTACCTGCCGGACTACCCGCTCGGGCACCTCATCGCCTTCCAGATTGAGGAGCACCTGAAGCAGCACGGCCCGCTGGGCGCGGAGTTCGAGCGCATGGCCACCTTCGGCTCCGTCACCCCGGACGAATGGATGCGCCACGCCACCGGCGCCCCCGTCAGCGCGGACGCTTTGTTGCGCGCCACCGAAGCCGCGCTGTGATAGTTCGGGCATTCCCCATTTAACTCTTCTGGAGGATTGACCTTGAATTTCATCTCTCGTGCGCTGGTGCTGGGTTCCCTGTCGACGATGGTGGGCTGTGCCACGACGAAGGGCGGCACGAAGACCCCGGACACGACCGAGCCGACCCCCGCGACCGCGTCGCTGGTGGACTACTGCGACGACACGCAGAAGGCCATCTCCAAGGAGGCGGACACGATGGCCAGCCCCTACGGGATTGATCAGCACATCGCCAAGAACTTCCCGGACCGCAAGGTGTCGTGGCTGATGACGGACAGCGCGTACCAGAAGTTCGTGGTGCAGACGGGCGCGAAGAACTTCGGCCGCTGCAACGACACGGCCTGCTACCTGTTCGCGGCGCCGTCGGCGGCCATCCACGGCGCGGTGGAGAAGTCGAAGACGGCGGACGGCACGCACGACCCGGCGGTGCTGGGCCAGGCGCTGGGCCTGCCGGCGAAGAACTTCGAGGGCCCGCTGCGGATGATGACGCTGGACCTGGGCGCGCAGAAGGTCTGCACGCGCCTGCCGGTGGACGCGGACCCCGGCGTGTGGAAGTGCCAGACGCCGGAGGACACCGACTGCTTCAAGTTCGGTGGCTACACGTCCGGCGGCGCGCCGGAGGTGATGGTCATCAACGCGCCGGTGGCGGACACGCAGGTGGCGGAGATCCCGTGAGCGACGAGGAGGTGCTCCTCCAGAGCCCGCTCCTGTACCGCGTGCTGCGCGGCCGGGACGGGGGGCTGTCCATCGAGGTCGTGGTGGGCGGCTTCGTCCAGTTCGAGGTGCGCGTGCGCCTGAACGCGGAGGAGACAGCGTCCTTCCAGAAGGAGGGACGTGCCTTCGCGGACCGCCTGGCCCAGGCCATCATGGCCAACCCGCCCTTTGGCGGCCGGTCCGTGAAGGTGCCCGTGCAGTGAAGCCTTCGCGGGGACCCGCCGCGCGCGGGTCCCCGTCGCAAGGAGGCTAGGGCGTGGCGGCGGTGTTGCCGGGGATGTCCACCAGCTCCACCTCGAAGGTGAGCACGGCGTTGGGCGGGATGCGCGAGCCCGTGGGCGGGCGCTCTCCGTACGCGGTGCTCGCGGGGCAGGTGAGCTTCGCCTTGCCGCCGACCTTCATCTTCTGCACGCCCTGGGTCCAGCAGGGGATGACGCCGTTGAGCGGGAACTCCACCGTCATGCCGCGCTTGTAGGAGCTGTCGAACTCCGAGCCGTCCACCAGCGTGCCCTGGTAGTGCACCTTCACGGTGTCGATGGCGCGGGGCGACTTGCCGGTGCCGGCCTTGAGTTCGCGGAAGATGACGCCGGAGGGCAGCCGCGTGGCCCCGGGCTCCTTGGACGCGCGATCCAACGTGGTGACGTTGACCTGCGCCATGCGCGACTTGGCCAGCGTCTGGATCTTCGGCCCGTACTCCTTCGGATCCACGGCGGGCGGAGTGCCGGCAACCGCGTCCTGGATGCCGCGCTGGAGCAGGGCCAGCTCCTCGGGGGTGAGCGCGAGCGCCGTCACGCTCTGGCCCAGCGAGACGCCGAGCGAATAGATGGTCTTCTGATCATCCGTCTGGAGCTCCACGGGCGCCTGGGCGGGGGCGGCCTTCGCGGCGGCCTGGGGCGCGGCGGCCGGCTTGGAGCTCTTCGTCGGGGCCTGGGCCAGGGCAATGCCCGGAGCACCGAGCATCAGGACCAGGGCCGCCTTCCACTGCATACGCATGCTTCCGCCTTTCACGAGCATGAGAGGGACCATAGCGCCGCTCGTGCGCCGTGGGTCGGCCATCCTCGCGCACAGGCCAACGCGAAGAATCCAGCGAGCGGAAAACCCCAGCGCACGCAGGCCTGCCCGGCGGTCGGGAAGGGCGCCGTTTTCTTGCGCGCATGACGTCTGAACGTACTGTGCCTTCAGGTCGCTGCACCCCCGCAGCAGCCTGTTGCACCAGCCGGAGGTCATGAGCCAATGAGCGAGAAGCGGAAGGCCAATCGGGCGCCCCTGGACATCTACCTCAACAAGTACATGGGCGGCGTGCCGTACATGACCCGGGCCGCGGACATCAGCCAGGAAGGTGTCAGTCTCTCGCGCCTCATCGAGCCCCAGCACGACGCGCGCCGCGTGGGCCTCCAGTTCCAGCTCCCCGGCTCCGAGGAGATCATCTACGCCGAGGGTGAAGTCGTACGCGAGTGGAAGGAACTGGGCCGCAAGGAGCAGTCCGGCGTGCGCTTCACGCTGCTCACCGAGCGGCACCGCAAGATGATCGACGCCTACGTCGACCGTCACACCGAAGGCAACTGACACAAGGCGTTACCCTCCGCGTGCGTCACCGCGATTGCGCGGTGCCACCGGCGGTTCGCGGTACCCCGCGCCGGGCTCATCAGGCGGATCCGACTGTCTCCGGGTCGCCTTGACTTCGCGCGAAGTGACCCCCTTGAATGACCGGAGAGGTTCCCTGTGCGCTCGCCGACGTGTCGCGGCGACAACGGGAGGAGTGCTCCGTGAGGCGTTCGCTGTGGGGATTGTTGCTGGTCGTGCCGCTGACGGCGCTGGGCCAGGGCAAGGACGCGAAGGTCGCCGCACCCGCCACGCCCGCCGCTGAACCTGTGCGCGGCGTGGGCAACCCGGGCATCAACTGGGAGGGCCAGATCCTGCGCGCCACGGGCGCCGGGGCCCCGGACCTCAAGGCCGCGAATCCAGGCCAGGCGCGCCTGGGCGCCGAGCGCGCCGCGAAGCAGGACGCGTTCCGCAACCTGCTGGAGCAGGCCCGGAGCATCCAGGTGAGCGCGGGCCGCACGGTGGGCGACGAGTTGGCGCGCGACGAAGTGAAGAGCCGCGTCGAGGGCGCCATCCGTGGCTACAAGGTCGTGGCCACGCGCTACTTCTCCGACAGCGGCGTGGAGATGGACGTGGAGGTGCCGCTCGCGGTGCTCAGCGCGGCGCTGACGCCCGCGCAGGAGCCGGCCATCGTGCTCAACGCCGAAGGCGCGGCGAAGTACACGGGGCTCGTGGTGGACGCGCGAGGGCTGGGCGCGCAGCCGGTGCTCGCGCCCCGATTGGTGGACGGGACGGGCAGGGCGCTCTACGGCGCGACGGTGCTCACGGAGGAGGCGCGCGGCACCGCGGGCGTCGCGGCCTGGTTCAACAGCCTGGACGCGGCCCGGAAGGCCTCGCGCGTGGGCGACAAGCCGCTGGTGGTGAAGGCCGCGCAGCTCCAGGGCTCCGACCTGGTCCTGAGCGCCGAAGGCATCCGCGCGCTCACCGAAGCCAACACCCGCTTCCTGGCCGAGGGCCGGGTCGTCATCGTCACGCAGTGATGTCCGCGCGCTCCCTCACGCGCATCGCGTTGGCCGCGGCGCTGATGAGCGGCTGCGCGGCGAAGCAGGAGCAGCCTGCGACGGTGGCCCGCGCGGAACAGTTGATGGCGTCCAACGCCGCCAAGCGCGGCGACCTGGTGCTCCGGTGCGAGCCCTCGGACGCGCAGATCCTCCTGGACGGGGTGGAGCAGGGGACGTGCAGCGACTTCGCCGGGGTGTCCCGGAGCCTGCGGATGGGGGACTCAGGCTTCCATCAGGTGGAGGTGAAGAAGCGCGGGTTCTACCCCTACACGACCTACTACCAGCCCAACGGCGCGCGGATGACGCTGAAGGTGAAGCTCCGGCCCCTGGCGCCCGAAGGCGGGGCTCCTCCCTGAGGGGTCCACCAGGGCTGGCCCCCTACACCGCGAGGAGGCGGGCGACCGCTCAAGGACCGCAATCAGGGGCCGAAGACGCCGTAGGATGGGCGGGGACAGGAGGCGGTCATCGGACGTCGCAAGAGAGGCAGTGAGCGCGCGGTGAAGGCGGTCCCCCAGCCCATCGCCACCCCGGAAGTATCCCCGGTGCTGCACGTCGTGCACCCGGAGCCCGTGCCCCCGCCTGGCGACCCCTCCGCGTTGGACGAGGCGGAGGCCCGCCGGGTCGACTTCATCTGGTCCGGCGTGATGGTGGGCTCGCTGGCGCTGGTGTTCGCGCTCCTGTCCGTGTTCGGCGGGGTGGCGGTGCCGGTGCTGCTGGCGCTGACGGGCGCGTACGCGTTCAACCCGCTGGTGACGCTCCTGGAGAAGCGCGGCGTGGACCGCACCTGGGGCACGTCCATCCTCTTCTTCGCGGGCACGCTGCTGATGGTGGGCGCGGGCCTGTACCTGGTGCCGGTGTTCCGCGACGAGGCGGCGAAGCTGCCCGGCTTCTTCCAGCGCGCCAGCACCCAGGTGGTGCCGCAGGTGGAGTCGCTCCTGGGCGTGTCGCTGCCGGACCTGGTGAGCCAGCGCACCGCGGAGCTGGGTGAGAAGGCCTCCGAGTTGCTCCAGAGCGCGGGCCCCACGGCGGCGCGGCTGGTGGCGAGCTTCGCCGGCAACACCGCGCGCTTCGCGGCCACGCTGCTGGGCCTGTCGGTGGTGCCGGTGCTGGCGTTCTTCTTCCTCCAGGACTACCCGCGCCTCATGGGGCGCATCCAGGACCTGCTGCCGCGCCGCTCCGTGGTGCTGGTGACCCAGCGCTTCCGCGAGGTGGACGAGGTGCTGTCCGCCTTTGTGCAGGGCCAGCTCACCGTGGGCGCCATCCTGTCGGTGCTCTACGCGGTGGGCCTGTCCGTGGCGCGCATCGACCTGGCCATCGCCATTGGCCTCATTGCAGGCTTCGGCAACATGGTGCCCTACCTGGGCACGGGCATCGGCGTGGTACTGGCCGTGCTGGGCGTCCTGCTGTCCTGGCAGGGGCCGTGGCAGCTGGCGGTGGTGGCGGCGACCTTCATCGTCGGGCAGCTGGCCGAGGGCTTCGTCATCACCCCGCGCGTCGTGGGGGAGAAGGTGGGCCTGGCCCCCGTGGCGGTCATCATCGCCGTGCTCGCGTTCGGTGAGCTGTTCGGCTTCGTGGGCATCCTCCTGGCCGTCCCGGCGAGCGCCATCCTGAAGGTCGTCCTGAGCGTCGTCCTCCAGCGCTACCGCCGCACGCAGCTCTACAAGGGGAGCGTCCAGGCGCCGTGACGAAGCTGGAGAAGCTGCACCAGGAGATCATCGCGTGCCGGGCCTGCCCCCGGCTGGTGGCGTGGCGCGAGGAGGTGGCCCGCGTGAAGCGGCGCGCCTACCGCGACTGGGACTACTGGGGGAAGCCCGTCCCCGGCTTCGGCGACCCGAAGGCCCGGCTGATCATCGTGGGCCTGGCGCCCGCCGCG
The sequence above is drawn from the Corallococcus sp. NCRR genome and encodes:
- a CDS encoding DHH family phosphoesterase, whose protein sequence is MLLGHTKDAHWPAPEAAMDQAREFLEACRDKHVLVVPHTDVDGLTSGVLMLRALQSLGARPTARLPGKGEDVHHPGFLERLGASSTEALVVLDMGSRAEPLLPGVPTLVVDHHASEAFPPDARVLTAYGHAPVANTSLLTYVLTSSFIVPGPLEWLAVLGTVADLGADAPMPFLKDALRRAKRSSITEAVALLNAARRSSRFAAPLAMQVLLRAGNATDIAEGRVPGVDALRDCRLEVQREVARCAKTPPRFAGNLALLLFSSEAQVHSLVAMRWIQRLPDHIVVAANTGYLPGRVNFVLRSREPVDLLALLRGLDLPPMGGSFAHGHSRATGGSLPPADFLRMMDALGFRGLSDRDVERRGVAPG
- the uvsE gene encoding UV DNA damage repair endonuclease UvsE → MEGPSSYRLGYVAQSLTLGVSAGHTCRLATATPQRLEALAAQNLEELEQLLRFNAEHAIHVFRIGSSLIPFGSHPVNTLPWWKTFAGTFATLARIARQSHQRLSLHPSPAGASLSSRHERVRDAAIAELRYSARVLDLLEAGPECRVVIHVGGAAPSRPEALDAAHRMLDSMPEDLRQRLTIEHDDKVWTAREVLPLAREHGVPMVGDNLHNAVLPSDPPMSVKELVREASTTWRALDLRPKFHLASQKAGGRPGAHSDLVDPVDFRAMVAALDGPADFMLEAKEKDRAVFALRREAMSQRPHKGQGARAP
- a CDS encoding M2 family metallopeptidase; translated protein: MTRTPQSLIRAALAALSLAAPAASAQTKTTPAPAAKATPAEAKQFAEKLNADLKQLWTRQATAEWIKSTYITDDTERNAASVNEEVMAYVNNAIKDARRFDGLKLDADTARMLHLLRVSQTLPAPADPKQRAELAATAAKLEGLYGKGKYCGKDGKGKCRDLEELSDVMAESRDANALLDAWTGWHAISRPMRPLYTQLVNLSNSGAKDIGFNDLGTLWRSSYDMTPAEFEQEAQRLWGQVKPMYDELHCYVRGRLAKQYGEAAVPAGKPIPAHLLGNMWAQEWNNIYPLVEPFPGQASLDVDSALVKQGYDAQKMVKLGEKFFTSLGLKPLPQTFWERSQFTKPKDRDVVCHASAWDVTYDNDLRIKMCIKPTEEDLVTIHHELGHDYYYTYYYKLPVLFQAGANDGFHEAIGDALTLSITPAYLQQAGLLNAVEKNDKNVINLQLKDALEKVAFLPFGLLVDQWRWDVFSGKVKPADYNKSWWAMRTKYQGIAAPVARTEQDFDAGAKYHVPANVPYTRYFLARILQFQFHKALCEAAGIKGPLNECSIYGNKAAGARLQAMLEMGASKPWPDALAAMTGTRQMDATPMLEYFAPLRRWLQEQNKGQKCGW
- a CDS encoding cold-shock protein codes for the protein MATGTVKWFNDAKGFGFITQDGGGEDVFCHHTAINMDGFRTLAEGQKVEFEVTKGPKGLQAQNVRAA
- a CDS encoding FKBP-type peptidyl-prolyl cis-trans isomerase, producing MRMQWKAALVLMLGAPGIALAQAPTKSSKPAAAPQAAAKAAPAQAPVELQTDDQKTIYSLGVSLGQSVTALALTPEELALLQRGIQDAVAGTPPAVDPKEYGPKIQTLAKSRMAQVNVTTLDRASKEPGATRLPSGVIFRELKAGTGKSPRAIDTVKVHYQGTLVDGSEFDSSYKRGMTVEFPLNGVIPCWTQGVQKMKVGGKAKLTCPASTAYGERPPTGSRIPPNAVLTFEVELVDIPGNTAATP
- a CDS encoding PilZ domain-containing protein; protein product: MSEKRKANRAPLDIYLNKYMGGVPYMTRAADISQEGVSLSRLIEPQHDARRVGLQFQLPGSEEIIYAEGEVVREWKELGRKEQSGVRFTLLTERHRKMIDAYVDRHTEGN
- a CDS encoding LPP20 family lipoprotein → MRRSLWGLLLVVPLTALGQGKDAKVAAPATPAAEPVRGVGNPGINWEGQILRATGAGAPDLKAANPGQARLGAERAAKQDAFRNLLEQARSIQVSAGRTVGDELARDEVKSRVEGAIRGYKVVATRYFSDSGVEMDVEVPLAVLSAALTPAQEPAIVLNAEGAAKYTGLVVDARGLGAQPVLAPRLVDGTGRALYGATVLTEEARGTAGVAAWFNSLDAARKASRVGDKPLVVKAAQLQGSDLVLSAEGIRALTEANTRFLAEGRVVIVTQ
- a CDS encoding AI-2E family transporter; this encodes MKAVPQPIATPEVSPVLHVVHPEPVPPPGDPSALDEAEARRVDFIWSGVMVGSLALVFALLSVFGGVAVPVLLALTGAYAFNPLVTLLEKRGVDRTWGTSILFFAGTLLMVGAGLYLVPVFRDEAAKLPGFFQRASTQVVPQVESLLGVSLPDLVSQRTAELGEKASELLQSAGPTAARLVASFAGNTARFAATLLGLSVVPVLAFFFLQDYPRLMGRIQDLLPRRSVVLVTQRFREVDEVLSAFVQGQLTVGAILSVLYAVGLSVARIDLAIAIGLIAGFGNMVPYLGTGIGVVLAVLGVLLSWQGPWQLAVVAATFIVGQLAEGFVITPRVVGEKVGLAPVAVIIAVLAFGELFGFVGILLAVPASAILKVVLSVVLQRYRRTQLYKGSVQAP